Proteins encoded in a region of the Pseudomonas viciae genome:
- a CDS encoding LysR family transcriptional regulator translates to MLIPGGHYRLAFTQSILAFTQVFNASTHYRLDYPDLSLILALVRGGSLARAARLLHVDVSTVFRAVRRLEAALGQPLFEKSRSGYLPTSLAQALAEQAERAEQALDAARIGVEQGGEVVSGTVRLTCTDSVLQALLLPALARFMPAYPALTLELSTSNDFANLSRRDADIALRLTRTPPEHLVGRNLGNVAYRVCAGATYLRSVNPNDLAVMTWIAPDDFLPDHPTVAWRRQYLPGVVPAYRCNSMLSVTELVRAGLGVAALPDFLIDESQGLMPLGEPLEGYDTALWLLTRPDCRALRSVVTLFDELGRNLRWR, encoded by the coding sequence TTGTTGATTCCTGGTGGCCACTATAGATTGGCGTTCACGCAATCAATATTGGCGTTTACCCAAGTGTTCAATGCATCGACGCACTATCGTCTGGACTACCCCGATCTGTCCCTGATCCTGGCGTTGGTCCGTGGCGGCTCGTTGGCCCGAGCCGCGCGACTGCTGCATGTGGACGTGTCCACGGTATTTCGCGCGGTACGCCGACTTGAGGCGGCCTTGGGCCAACCCTTATTCGAAAAAAGCCGTTCCGGGTATCTGCCTACGAGCCTGGCCCAGGCATTGGCTGAGCAGGCCGAGCGCGCCGAGCAGGCTTTGGATGCGGCGCGGATCGGTGTGGAGCAGGGCGGTGAGGTCGTCAGCGGCACGGTACGACTGACATGCACCGATTCGGTCCTGCAAGCATTGCTGCTGCCTGCGCTGGCGCGGTTCATGCCCGCCTACCCGGCACTGACTCTTGAACTGAGCACCTCGAATGACTTCGCCAACCTGAGCCGCCGTGATGCCGACATTGCATTGCGCTTGACCCGTACGCCGCCGGAACATCTGGTCGGTCGAAACCTGGGCAATGTGGCTTACCGGGTATGTGCCGGCGCCACCTATCTGCGCTCGGTGAACCCGAATGATCTGGCGGTCATGACCTGGATCGCGCCGGACGATTTCCTCCCGGATCACCCCACCGTGGCCTGGCGTCGGCAATATTTACCCGGCGTGGTGCCTGCTTATCGCTGCAACAGCATGCTTTCGGTCACCGAGTTGGTGCGGGCCGGTTTGGGGGTCGCGGCGCTGCCGGACTTTCTGATCGATGAAAGCCAGGGCCTGATGCCTCTTGGCGAACCGTTGGAGGGATATGACACGGCCCTGTGGCTCCTGACCCGCCCGGACTGCCGAGCCTTGCGTTCGGTGGTGACCTTGTTCGACGAGTTGGGGCGTAATCTACGGTGGCGCTGA
- a CDS encoding CTP synthase, producing the protein MENQRPLHIALVGDYDPQITAHRAILIALELITRQTGQDIHFQWLATDSIADNSVLNDFNGVWCVPGSPYRSEDGAMQAIRFAREQRRPFLGTCGGFQHAVLEYARHVMGWADAAHGETAPEAERALLTPLSCALVETIDSLQLEAGSLIAKAYDRQTVFEGYHCRFGVNPDFEKDLLSQRLHAVARDSAGDLRAVELRDHPFFVATLFQPERAALEGRVPPLVAAFVEACARTRP; encoded by the coding sequence ATGGAAAACCAGCGTCCTTTACACATCGCTTTGGTCGGCGACTATGACCCCCAGATAACGGCTCATCGGGCAATCCTTATCGCCCTTGAGCTCATCACCAGACAAACCGGCCAAGACATTCACTTCCAATGGTTGGCAACCGACTCCATCGCTGACAACAGCGTTCTAAATGACTTCAACGGCGTCTGGTGCGTGCCCGGCAGTCCTTACCGAAGTGAAGACGGCGCCATGCAAGCGATTCGTTTTGCCCGCGAACAGCGTCGCCCTTTCCTCGGCACCTGCGGTGGTTTTCAGCATGCCGTGCTGGAATACGCTCGCCATGTGATGGGTTGGGCCGATGCCGCCCATGGCGAAACCGCTCCCGAGGCTGAACGGGCGCTGCTGACACCGCTGAGCTGTGCCCTGGTCGAAACCATCGATAGCCTTCAGCTCGAAGCGGGCTCCTTGATCGCCAAGGCCTATGATCGCCAGACGGTTTTCGAGGGCTATCACTGCCGCTTCGGGGTCAATCCGGATTTTGAAAAAGACTTGCTGAGCCAGCGCCTGCACGCCGTTGCCCGGGATTCGGCCGGCGACTTGCGGGCCGTGGAATTGCGTGACCATCCATTCTTTGTCGCGACGCTATTTCAGCCGGAACGCGCTGCGCTGGAGGGTCGTGTGCCGCCGTTGGTTGCTGCGTTTGTGGAGGCCTGCGCGAGGACAAGGCCATGA
- a CDS encoding antibiotic biosynthesis monooxygenase family protein — translation MSAHYYAVIFTSLRTEGDQGYAEAAERMLALAREQPGFLGVESARGEDGLGITVSYWSSEAAILAWKQHPEHSAIRERGRSTWYAHCHTRVCKVERDYAFRRQT, via the coding sequence ATGAGTGCACACTACTACGCGGTGATTTTCACCTCCCTGCGCACCGAGGGAGACCAAGGCTACGCTGAAGCCGCAGAACGCATGCTGGCCCTTGCGCGAGAGCAGCCGGGGTTCCTCGGCGTCGAGTCGGCCCGTGGCGAAGATGGCTTAGGCATCACCGTGTCCTACTGGAGCAGCGAAGCGGCGATCCTGGCCTGGAAACAACACCCCGAACATAGCGCAATCCGGGAGCGCGGCCGTTCAACCTGGTATGCCCATTGCCACACGCGTGTGTGCAAGGTTGAACGCGATTATGCGTTCCGACGACAAACCTGA
- a CDS encoding DUF2025 family protein — translation MRTTSTFICQAADQLKGFVGLNRKTGQYIVRFSEDAFGMDVADDGIIPTCEFVWAPVADGTMALKRERIQLLLDQHIDDRINLSEPLRVYMARSDLPEIMAVRQLVTG, via the coding sequence ATGCGCACCACTTCGACATTCATCTGCCAGGCCGCCGACCAGCTCAAGGGTTTTGTCGGCCTGAACCGCAAGACCGGCCAATACATCGTACGTTTCAGCGAAGACGCCTTCGGCATGGACGTGGCCGACGACGGCATCATCCCCACCTGCGAATTTGTCTGGGCCCCCGTGGCGGACGGCACCATGGCCCTCAAACGCGAGCGGATCCAGTTACTGCTGGACCAGCACATCGACGACCGGATCAACCTCAGCGAACCTTTGCGGGTGTACATGGCGCGCAGCGACCTGCCGGAGATCATGGCGGTGCGGCAGTTGGTGACAGGCTGA
- a CDS encoding glycerophosphodiester phosphodiesterase — protein sequence MPVTFTRSALMLSLLLGLGQTQASEAPTPKALAALQGIPHPAVIAHRGASFDAPESTAAAYKLARDLGADYLELDLQRSKDGVLFVLHDDSLLRTTDVASKFPERKDSTANQFTMAELKTLDAGSWFNAAYPDRARPSFVGLKILTLDEVINIAEGNTQQKPGLYIETKEPKLFPGIERDLKDKLQDRGWLSPSGSKLAKRATGVGQGKGKVVLQTFERSSLELLHKEMPKVPKILLLWVGEGNIEPKSKVPFAESGETDKAAYYAKQEPKDRAEFEKWVQYAKTLGAIGTGPSAALTQGGSQSYSNLVQPWMNQYTHDQGLLVHVYTVDDAVDFKKVMEAGVDGIFTNRASELLKYFKRPETGNVAQLLEKNGY from the coding sequence ATGCCTGTCACCTTCACCCGCAGTGCGTTGATGCTGAGCCTGTTGCTCGGCCTCGGTCAGACACAGGCCTCCGAGGCCCCGACTCCCAAGGCCTTGGCGGCCCTTCAGGGGATCCCCCACCCGGCAGTGATCGCCCACCGCGGCGCCTCGTTCGACGCGCCGGAATCGACCGCGGCAGCCTACAAACTGGCCCGCGACCTGGGCGCCGACTACTTGGAACTGGACCTGCAACGCAGCAAGGACGGCGTGTTGTTCGTCCTGCATGACGACAGTCTGCTGCGCACCACGGATGTCGCCAGCAAGTTTCCCGAGCGCAAGGACAGCACCGCCAACCAATTCACCATGGCGGAACTCAAAACCCTCGACGCCGGCAGTTGGTTCAACGCGGCCTATCCAGACCGCGCCCGCCCTTCGTTCGTGGGCCTGAAAATCCTGACTCTGGATGAAGTGATCAATATCGCCGAGGGCAACACGCAGCAAAAACCCGGGCTGTACATCGAAACCAAGGAGCCGAAACTGTTCCCTGGCATCGAGCGCGACCTGAAGGATAAATTGCAGGACCGCGGCTGGCTGAGCCCGTCCGGCTCAAAACTGGCCAAGCGCGCCACCGGAGTGGGCCAGGGCAAGGGCAAGGTGGTCTTGCAGACCTTTGAAAGGAGCAGCCTCGAACTGCTGCACAAAGAGATGCCGAAAGTGCCGAAGATCCTGCTGCTGTGGGTGGGCGAAGGCAACATCGAGCCCAAGTCCAAGGTGCCGTTCGCCGAGTCCGGCGAAACCGACAAAGCGGCCTATTACGCCAAACAGGAACCCAAGGACCGGGCGGAGTTCGAAAAATGGGTGCAGTACGCCAAGACCCTGGGCGCCATCGGCACCGGACCGTCTGCAGCGTTGACCCAGGGTGGCAGCCAGAGTTACTCGAACCTGGTGCAGCCGTGGATGAACCAGTACACCCATGATCAGGGTCTGTTGGTGCATGTCTACACCGTGGACGATGCGGTGGACTTCAAGAAAGTCATGGAGGCCGGCGTCGACGGCATCTTTACCAACCGCGCCAGTGAACTGCTCAAATACTTCAAGCGCCCCGAGACTGGCAACGTCGCGCAGTTGCTGGAAAAGAACGGTTACTGA
- a CDS encoding PepSY domain-containing protein — translation MKTLTALFTAAALTLSAGLAQADVRVDQIPQLVKEGKIKSLESMNEEALKLHPGASITDTDLDNHFDGYEYEVELKTADGKEFDVDFDATTGKVLSNKQDT, via the coding sequence ATGAAAACTTTGACTGCCCTGTTTACCGCCGCTGCCCTGACCCTCAGCGCTGGCCTGGCCCAGGCGGATGTGCGAGTTGACCAGATCCCACAACTTGTCAAGGAAGGCAAGATCAAGTCGCTTGAATCGATGAACGAAGAAGCCCTGAAGTTGCACCCGGGCGCGAGCATCACCGACACCGACCTGGACAACCACTTCGACGGTTATGAATATGAAGTGGAACTGAAAACCGCTGACGGCAAAGAGTTCGACGTGGACTTCGATGCCACGACCGGCAAAGTACTGAGCAACAAGCAAGACACTTGA
- a CDS encoding methyl-accepting chemotaxis protein, which translates to MFLQKSLRAQILTLLSGSLLAMLLIALASFHFLSDGIQNYRNLIDGPLRASQLIDEANLQFKVQVQEWKNVLLRGKQPADLDKYWKQFEERQRDVQGILGELIGREGVPAPIKTRIEALRDEHRQLGAAYQKGRDAFVAAGGDAAAGDAAVKGVDRAASEQMSALVVELRKLATEQSTLISVGADRTIMLGTVVMLVSGLLIGLFSLWLVNRNLVQPIRNLIEYVTRLSHGRFAERVTSNRQDELGNLAVAANTLRDFLAETFTRLQRSATELDSASGELNAIASLMSQGTSEQFERTDQVATAMNEMSATAQEVARHAADAARAADDADQSAQQGEKVMQGTIHTITRMRGEIANTATVIRQLETDSGRIGKVLEVIRGIAEQTNLLALNAAIEAARAGEAGRGFAVVADEVRSLAQRTASSIIEINQIIQTVQTGAVDAAQAIESGQSRSEESVEQVTQAGAMLERITQAVEAIRDMNRQIATAAEEQTSVAEDISRNLTEITCIASTNLDNVQRTEAASRNLHGLSGQLNEVTARLSA; encoded by the coding sequence ATGTTTCTACAAAAATCCCTGAGAGCCCAGATTCTCACCCTGCTGAGCGGCAGCCTACTGGCGATGCTGCTGATCGCCCTGGCGTCTTTTCATTTTCTTTCCGATGGCATCCAGAATTATCGCAACCTGATCGACGGCCCATTGCGTGCCTCGCAGTTGATCGATGAGGCCAACCTGCAATTCAAGGTGCAGGTGCAGGAATGGAAAAACGTCCTGCTGCGCGGCAAGCAGCCGGCGGATCTGGATAAATACTGGAAGCAGTTCGAGGAGCGCCAGCGTGATGTCCAGGGCATTCTGGGTGAATTGATCGGGCGTGAGGGTGTGCCGGCGCCGATCAAGACGCGTATCGAGGCCTTGCGAGACGAACACCGTCAATTGGGCGCGGCGTACCAAAAGGGCCGCGATGCATTTGTGGCGGCCGGTGGCGACGCAGCGGCGGGCGATGCGGCGGTCAAAGGTGTGGACCGTGCGGCCAGTGAGCAGATGAGTGCGCTGGTGGTGGAGTTGCGCAAACTGGCCACCGAGCAATCGACGTTAATCAGTGTCGGCGCTGACCGCACGATTATGTTGGGCACTGTGGTCATGCTGGTGTCGGGCCTGCTGATCGGGTTGTTCAGCCTGTGGCTGGTCAATCGCAACCTGGTTCAGCCGATCCGTAACCTGATCGAATACGTGACCCGACTGAGTCATGGGCGTTTCGCTGAGCGTGTGACGAGTAACCGTCAGGACGAGTTGGGCAATCTGGCGGTAGCGGCCAACACACTGCGTGATTTCCTGGCTGAAACCTTTACCCGGCTGCAACGCAGTGCCACGGAACTGGACAGTGCCAGCGGTGAGCTCAATGCCATCGCCAGCCTGATGAGCCAGGGCACCAGCGAGCAATTCGAACGCACCGATCAGGTGGCGACGGCGATGAACGAAATGTCCGCCACGGCCCAGGAAGTCGCCCGTCATGCCGCCGACGCAGCACGGGCGGCCGATGACGCTGATCAATCGGCGCAACAGGGCGAGAAGGTTATGCAAGGGACCATCCACACCATCACCCGCATGCGCGGAGAGATCGCCAACACCGCCACGGTCATTCGTCAGTTGGAAACCGACAGTGGGCGCATCGGCAAGGTGCTGGAGGTGATCCGCGGGATCGCCGAGCAGACCAACCTGCTGGCCCTCAACGCAGCCATCGAAGCGGCTCGGGCCGGTGAGGCGGGGCGCGGTTTCGCGGTGGTCGCCGATGAAGTGCGCAGCCTGGCCCAGCGCACGGCTTCATCCATCATCGAGATCAACCAGATCATCCAGACCGTACAAACCGGTGCGGTGGACGCGGCCCAGGCCATCGAAAGCGGGCAGTCGCGCAGCGAAGAAAGTGTGGAACAGGTGACCCAGGCCGGTGCGATGCTCGAACGCATCACCCAGGCTGTCGAAGCGATCCGCGACATGAATCGTCAGATCGCCACCGCCGCCGAAGAGCAGACCTCCGTGGCCGAAGACATTTCGCGCAATTTGACTGAGATCACCTGTATCGCCAGCACCAACCTGGACAACGTGCAGCGCACCGAAGCCGCCAGTCGTAACCTGCACGGCTTGTCTGGGCAGTTGAATGAAGTGACGGCGCGGTTGAGTGCCTGA
- a CDS encoding transporter, whose translation MNHSIDQSHRDPDLFGLLYGFRFRPGERGQEIDSAQALRSLQHPQEADEFLWLHLNLAHAACERWMKSHLTLPDEFFEALHEGSRSTRIEHVDSALLAVVNDVVFNLSNLVSSDVSTLWVCVHSRLIVSARLQPLHSVDKLRSSVKAGERFRSPLELLVHLLRDQGEVLTQIVRKTSLSVDQIEDQLLSSRLSTNRAELGSQRRILVRLQRLLALEPGSLLRLLNRPPQWLQKEDVKELRKSTEEFALIINDLTALGERIKLLQEEIAANLNEQSNRTLFTLTVVTVLALPINIIAGFFGMNVGGVPLAGDPEGFWILVALVATFTLIAGRWAFRKRRDY comes from the coding sequence ATGAACCACAGCATCGATCAAAGCCACCGCGATCCGGATCTGTTCGGCCTGCTGTACGGGTTTCGTTTCCGTCCCGGCGAGCGTGGGCAGGAGATTGATTCGGCTCAGGCCTTACGGAGCCTGCAACACCCGCAAGAGGCCGATGAGTTCCTCTGGCTGCACCTGAACCTGGCGCATGCCGCGTGCGAGCGCTGGATGAAAAGCCATCTGACCTTGCCAGATGAGTTTTTCGAAGCCCTGCACGAAGGCTCGCGCTCGACCCGCATCGAGCACGTGGACTCGGCGCTGCTGGCGGTGGTGAACGATGTCGTGTTCAACCTCAGCAACCTGGTGTCTTCGGACGTCTCCACATTGTGGGTGTGCGTGCACAGTCGCTTGATTGTCAGCGCGCGACTGCAACCGTTGCACTCGGTCGATAAGCTGCGCTCGTCGGTCAAGGCCGGCGAGCGCTTTCGCTCGCCGCTGGAGCTACTCGTACACCTGCTGCGCGACCAAGGCGAAGTGCTGACCCAGATCGTGCGCAAGACCAGCCTTAGCGTCGACCAGATCGAAGATCAGTTGCTGTCCTCACGACTGTCCACCAACCGCGCCGAGTTGGGCAGCCAACGTCGGATACTCGTGCGCCTGCAACGCCTGCTGGCCCTGGAGCCGGGTTCGTTGCTGCGTCTGCTCAACCGCCCGCCACAATGGTTGCAGAAGGAAGACGTCAAGGAGCTGCGTAAATCTACCGAGGAGTTCGCCCTGATCATCAACGACCTCACCGCGCTGGGCGAACGGATCAAGCTGTTGCAGGAAGAAATCGCCGCCAACCTCAACGAACAAAGCAACCGCACCCTGTTCACCCTGACGGTGGTCACCGTGTTGGCGTTGCCCATCAACATCATTGCCGGCTTCTTTGGCATGAACGTCGGAGGCGTGCCGCTTGCCGGCGATCCCGAAGGCTTCTGGATCCTGGTGGCGCTGGTGGCAACCTTCACCCTGATTGCCGGCCGATGGGCATTTCGCAAGCGCCGCGACTATTGA